The sequence below is a genomic window from Chryseobacterium foetidum.
TGATTTAGAAGAAATTCAGACCTTCGCACAGGAGATGCCTTACGATTTATTTGTAACGCTTATCGGCGACTGTATCACGGAAGAAGCATTGCCTTCTTACGAATCTTGGTTAATGAGTGTTGACGGAATTGATCAGGAAAAAAGCGGGCCGAGCTGGGCAAGCTGGATCAGATCATGGACGGCTGAAGAAAACAGACACGGCGATTTACTTGGAAAATATCTGTACTTATGCGGAAGAGTAAACATGAGACAGATGGAAATCACAACCCAATACTTAATCAGTGATGGTTTTGATATCGGAACAAGCATGGATCCTTACAGAAACTTTGTGTACACAAGTTTTCAGGAAACTGCGACCAACGTTTCGCACAGAAGGGTAGGAACTTTGGCAAAACAGACCGGAAACGGAAAGTTAGCTAAAATGTGTGGTGTAATTGCTGCAGATGAAGCAAGACACGCAAAAGCTTACAAGCATTTTGTTGCAAAAATATTAGAATTGGATCCTTCGGAAATGATTTTGGCATTTGAAGACATGATGCGTAAGAAAATCGTGATGCCGGCTCACATGATGAGACAGTCTGGTCAGGCAGCGGGTGAACTTTGGGGACATTTCTCAGATGCGGCACAAAGATGTATGGTGTATACAGGTCAGGATTATATCAAT
It includes:
- a CDS encoding acyl-ACP desaturase; the encoded protein is MYQSLVRKEVMGILEKEVGSFLDKFLTPIEKIWQPSDYLPDPSSADFKYDLEEIQTFAQEMPYDLFVTLIGDCITEEALPSYESWLMSVDGIDQEKSGPSWASWIRSWTAEENRHGDLLGKYLYLCGRVNMRQMEITTQYLISDGFDIGTSMDPYRNFVYTSFQETATNVSHRRVGTLAKQTGNGKLAKMCGVIAADEARHAKAYKHFVAKILELDPSEMILAFEDMMRKKIVMPAHMMRQSGQAAGELWGHFSDAAQRCMVYTGQDYINIMKDLLDEWKIEHITGLTEKAEKAQEYLMKLPSRLQKITDRISTPDLQFEFNWVKK